CTTTGGACATGGACCTGAAACAGAGTATTCCAATCCACATCCCACACTCAATATTCTCGACGCTTTCCGCTTTAGCGATTATCTGAATAATGAGCCGGTACTTGATCATGCGGTAGAATTTTTGCTTGAACATTGGGTAATACGTAAACCAATTGGTCCTTGTCATTACGGAATAGGAACACTGTTCATGCAGGTGGAATATCCTTTTCGCAATTACAATCTCTTTGAATATGTCTATGTCCTTTCTTTTTATCAGCGGGCAAGAAACGATCGTCGTTTTCAGGAAGCATTGGAAGTACTGAAGGCAAAAGCCGTTGATGGAAAAATCATAGTGGAACGGGTTGTACCAAAATTGGCTAAACTGAACTTCTGCAAAAAAGGAGAGCCAAGTGCACTGGCGACAAGGCGATACAATGAAATTTTAGATAATCTCAAGATGTAAGGATCCTGCTGATAAATTATTTACCTCCAAAATCCATAACCATATACCGATAAGAAGACGGTGTCATCTTAATGTATTTCATAAACTCCCGGTTATAGTAGCTGATATTATTAAAGCCACAGAGACTGGCTATTTCTGCAATCTTTTTCTGAGTATTCTCAAGATATTCACAGCTCTTTATTACCTTGTAACGATTTATATAGCTAAAGGGTGTCACACCTGTTAACAGCTTAAATAACCGACAAAATTGTCCCTCACTCAGGCATGTCATAGCTGCCAGCTTCCTTAATGTTATATCCTCATTATATGAATTATGAATGTAATTCATGGCATTCTCCAGCTGTATTGAACGCTTAGAAAGCTTATTCGAAGCCTCTATCTTCGATAGGTGATTGTTATAGATACTCTGCCATATGATAAGTAGCATACCCTGCATCTGCAGTTCCCACTGATCAACGCAATATTGGGAGAGTTCATACATTTTGATAAGAGTTTCTATTATATCCTTGTGCCAGGAAACAGCTGGCGTCAGTAACAGTGGACAGCGCAAGCTATAATTCATAACAGGCGACACATATTTCACATAATGAGGATTAAATGATGTATCAAATAAATAATTGTGGGAAAAAACTATTGCGTAGAATTCACAGGCATTTTCGTCCAGACTTTTTGCCATATGAAGAAGATTCGGTGGTACAAAAATTGCATCCCCCGTTTGCAGAGTGTATTCCTGATCCTCTATGTAGAAGGTTGCTCCTCCTTGCTTTATCAGTAAGAACTCTACTTCATTATGCCAATGCAAATATAATACCTGCTCGGCTCCTGGAATGACCTTGGTATGATGGAACGAAATTGGTAGGAATTCTGTTCGGTGGGAAACCGTTTCTAGTAGGGAAGCATTTGGACTTGTGTACATTGATATTCTCCTCCTTCCTCTATGGCATGCTTCGGGACATGTATCCACTGTATACACCATGGTCACAATTGTTAGTTTCGCGATTACCTAAATCAATATCGTATTATAAATCATCAATTTTATTCAAGTAATTCCAAAGAAAAATCAATATAATTATATTGTACTGTTTCAAGATCCAATTGACAAGCATAATAAAGAGGGAGAGTTATATGAGCAAGATTACAATTTTAGAAAATAAGATTATTTTCGAGAGACGGGACGAACTCACAGTGATTGAACCATATGGGAAAAATTGTCTAAGGTATCGATCCACTCGTAATATCAGTCTTTCTGACGAAGGATGGACCTTGCTTCCGCCTAATGATTGCCATTGTAAAGTAGAGGGAGATTCTACAAGTGCAACCATTACAAATGGAGACATCTCAGCAACCATTACAACAGGTGGTGGATGGATACCAAGCATTGTAACCTACTACCGTAAAGGATCGCAGATACTGCGCTCTCGTGACGAGGGCGATGCTGTTACGAAGTTTACCCACCTCGGAGGAAACAATTATAAAGTTAAAGCCATTTTTGACAGTAATCCTGGAGAGCATTTCTATGGGCTGGGACAGGAACAGGAGGATCAGTTTGATCGAAAAGGCTGCTCCTGTAATCTACTCCACTATAATACCAAATCCACACTACCGGTATTGTACTCTTCTCTTGGATATGGCTTTCTTTGGAACAACCCCTCCCCCGGACTATGCGAAACCACTCTGAACCATACTCTCTGGTGTTCCGATAATGCATATCAGATTGATTATCTAATATGGACCGGGGACAAGCCGGCTGATGTGATGAAGATCTATTGTGATCTCACTGGTTATGCACCGAAAT
The nucleotide sequence above comes from Variimorphobacter saccharofermentans. Encoded proteins:
- a CDS encoding prenyltransferase; translation: MAIDKQNLEDMDTILSHRYDNGADLWATPDKRLLKGAPFSTFECALYLLELGMSSDDPLMKTIADLIFSTWKEDGRFKIYPTGGIYPCQTAIAAKVLCHMEYANDSRLKVTFQHFLDTQYNDGGWRCNKFFFGHGPETEYSNPHPTLNILDAFRFSDYLNNEPVLDHAVEFLLEHWVIRKPIGPCHYGIGTLFMQVEYPFRNYNLFEYVYVLSFYQRARNDRRFQEALEVLKAKAVDGKIIVERVVPKLAKLNFCKKGEPSALATRRYNEILDNLKM
- a CDS encoding AraC family transcriptional regulator; this translates as MYTSPNASLLETVSHRTEFLPISFHHTKVIPGAEQVLYLHWHNEVEFLLIKQGGATFYIEDQEYTLQTGDAIFVPPNLLHMAKSLDENACEFYAIVFSHNYLFDTSFNPHYVKYVSPVMNYSLRCPLLLTPAVSWHKDIIETLIKMYELSQYCVDQWELQMQGMLLIIWQSIYNNHLSKIEASNKLSKRSIQLENAMNYIHNSYNEDITLRKLAAMTCLSEGQFCRLFKLLTGVTPFSYINRYKVIKSCEYLENTQKKIAEIASLCGFNNISYYNREFMKYIKMTPSSYRYMVMDFGGK